From Geitlerinema sp. PCC 9228, one genomic window encodes:
- a CDS encoding M20 family metallopeptidase encodes MLDRIKSIAKDIAPRLIEIRRHIHSHPELSAQEFQTAAYVTGVLSSSGWHVTEGVGKTGVVGDLCNVQDAPYLGIRTDMDALPITERTNLEFASRNAGIMHACGHDIHTTLGLGTAMVLSQIRDELPGNVRLIFQPAEEIAQGAKWAIADGAMNNVAGILGVHVFPSIPAGKIGIRHGALTAAADDLEITIIGESGHGARPHEAVDAIWIAAQVITTLQQAISRTQNPLRPVVLSIGQIQGGRASNVIADRVKMVGTVRSLHPETHAALPDWIRQIISNVCDTYGATFEFDYHRRVPSVHNESELTQMVESSVKEAWGPEAVEILDEPSLGAEDFSLYLEHAPGMMLRLGVGMSDRVNHPLHHPQFEPDESAIPLGVVALAYSAYKYWQFYQSVSRDEMLLKGASPESK; translated from the coding sequence TGATAGAAATCCGCCGTCACATTCACTCCCATCCCGAATTAAGCGCCCAGGAATTCCAAACCGCAGCCTACGTTACCGGTGTGCTTTCCTCTAGCGGCTGGCATGTTACCGAAGGTGTAGGCAAAACCGGTGTTGTGGGAGATTTGTGTAACGTTCAAGATGCCCCCTATCTGGGGATTCGCACGGATATGGATGCCTTACCCATTACCGAACGCACCAATTTGGAATTTGCCTCCCGCAATGCGGGAATCATGCATGCTTGCGGTCACGATATTCATACCACATTGGGGTTGGGGACGGCAATGGTCCTATCGCAAATTCGCGACGAATTGCCAGGCAATGTGCGTTTGATTTTTCAACCGGCAGAAGAAATTGCCCAGGGGGCAAAATGGGCGATCGCGGATGGTGCCATGAACAATGTTGCTGGTATCCTGGGAGTACACGTGTTTCCCAGCATTCCCGCTGGCAAAATTGGTATTCGCCACGGTGCCCTCACCGCAGCGGCGGATGACTTGGAGATTACGATTATCGGCGAATCCGGGCATGGGGCGCGCCCCCACGAAGCGGTGGATGCTATCTGGATTGCCGCGCAAGTGATTACTACGTTACAGCAAGCCATTAGCCGTACCCAAAATCCCTTACGCCCGGTTGTTTTGAGTATTGGGCAAATTCAAGGCGGTCGGGCGTCGAATGTGATTGCCGATCGCGTGAAAATGGTGGGAACTGTGCGATCGCTGCATCCGGAAACCCATGCGGCGCTGCCTGATTGGATTCGCCAAATTATTTCTAATGTGTGCGATACCTACGGCGCTACCTTTGAATTTGATTACCACCGCCGGGTGCCTTCGGTGCATAACGAATCGGAACTAACGCAAATGGTAGAAAGCTCCGTTAAAGAAGCCTGGGGTCCGGAAGCCGTGGAAATTTTAGACGAACCGTCCTTAGGCGCGGAAGATTTTTCCTTGTATTTGGAACACGCCCCGGGCATGATGCTGCGTTTGGGAGTAGGCATGAGCGATCGCGTCAACCATCCCCTGCACCACCCGCAATTTGAACCCGACGAATCCGCCATTCCGCTGGGTGTGGTGGCTTTGGCTTACTCGGCCTACAAGTACTGGCAGTTTTATCAATCCGTGAGTCGCGACGAAATGTTGCTGAAGGGAGCCTCTCCGGAATCCAAGTAA
- a CDS encoding adenosine deaminase, producing the protein MALHAELHRHLGGSVVPRILWRYFQRHNRELAQRFPEYNSFEQFYTRPRKTLDEYLELHTLVEKVQTEQSLPYFIYRLIRGAYVFENLAYLELRYTPYLRTPEDLSQNQRIDRMAKIVETVGKSSQIRDCPIITSQILCMHSTLPYEVNRAIIELASESPYVCGVDLAGGDTCYGERMEEFKQLYAYALSLGVNTTGHLYETPNGCYSELLPYLMRIGHGIQIPLRYPELLPELAQRKQCLEVCPTTYIKTGTLEDTHQLKPVFDRCFEAGVDIAICTDNAGLHNVRLPFEYENLLTLDIIDFDQLYACQEAAFRHAFAWPHHQPPVDILTDWLQGEPQHPELATKN; encoded by the coding sequence GTGGCATTACACGCCGAACTACACCGTCATTTGGGGGGATCTGTGGTCCCCCGCATCCTCTGGCGCTACTTTCAGCGTCATAACCGGGAACTCGCCCAACGTTTTCCAGAATACAACAGTTTCGAGCAATTTTATACCCGTCCCCGCAAAACATTAGATGAATATCTGGAATTGCATACCCTGGTGGAGAAAGTCCAAACCGAACAATCTCTACCCTATTTTATCTATCGTTTGATTCGGGGTGCCTACGTTTTTGAGAATCTAGCGTACCTAGAACTGCGGTATACGCCCTACCTGCGTACACCAGAAGACCTCAGCCAAAACCAGCGCATCGATCGCATGGCGAAAATTGTAGAAACGGTGGGGAAATCCTCCCAAATTCGGGACTGTCCCATTATTACCAGTCAAATTCTGTGCATGCACTCCACCTTGCCCTACGAGGTGAACCGTGCCATTATCGAACTAGCCAGCGAAAGTCCGTACGTTTGTGGGGTAGATTTGGCAGGGGGCGACACCTGCTACGGAGAACGCATGGAAGAGTTCAAGCAGTTGTATGCCTACGCCCTGTCTTTAGGGGTGAATACCACCGGTCACCTGTACGAAACCCCCAACGGCTGCTATTCGGAGTTGCTGCCTTATTTGATGCGTATCGGTCACGGCATTCAAATTCCCTTGCGGTATCCGGAGTTGCTGCCAGAGTTAGCCCAACGCAAGCAGTGTTTGGAAGTGTGTCCCACCACCTACATCAAAACCGGTACCCTAGAGGATACGCACCAGCTTAAACCAGTGTTCGATCGCTGTTTTGAAGCGGGTGTCGATATTGCCATTTGTACCGATAACGCTGGCTTGCACAACGTTCGTTTGCCCTTTGAATACGAAAATCTCCTAACGCTGGATATTATTGACTTTGACCAACTGTACGCTTGCCAAGAAGCCGCTTTTCGCCATGCCTTTGCCTGGCCCCACCACCAACCTCCTGTAGATATTCTCACGGATTGGTTGCAAGGGGAACCCCAGCATCCGGAACTGGCCACCAAAAATTAG
- a CDS encoding adenylosuccinate synthase, whose protein sequence is MANVVVVGAQWGDEGKGKVTDLLSRSADVVVRYQGGVNAGHTVVVNDTTFKLHLIPSGILYPETECIIGSGTVIDPTVLIEELDRLESLNVSTERLMIAQTAHVTMPYHRLIDQAAEERRGERKIGTTGRGIGPTYADKSERTSLRVVDFIDDPEGIRDKLTWTINYKNVLLEKLYNLPPLDANEVIEQYLEYAKRLRRHVVDSSLKIYEAVRTKRNILFEGAQGTLLDLDHGTYPYVTSSNPVAGGACVGAGVGPTTIDRVIGVAKAYTTRVGEGPFPTELPGDLGELLGDRGAEFGTTTGRRRRCGWFDAAIGRYAVRINGLDCLAITKLDVLDTLDEIKVCVAYEVDGQRQEHFPTSNRTLARCKPIYETLPGWKQSTENCRTLEDLPDAALDYLKFLAELMKVPIAIISLGASRDQTIIVEDPIHGPKRALLDANGRPVKRGHH, encoded by the coding sequence TTGGCTAACGTCGTAGTAGTAGGTGCCCAGTGGGGCGATGAAGGAAAAGGAAAGGTAACCGATTTGCTGAGCCGATCGGCAGATGTAGTTGTGCGTTACCAAGGGGGGGTCAACGCAGGTCACACCGTCGTGGTCAACGACACGACTTTCAAGCTGCATCTGATTCCCTCCGGTATTCTCTATCCCGAGACTGAGTGCATCATCGGCTCTGGAACGGTTATTGACCCGACCGTACTCATTGAGGAATTGGATCGGCTGGAGTCGCTAAATGTCTCCACCGAACGGCTGATGATTGCGCAAACCGCCCACGTTACTATGCCGTACCATCGGCTCATCGACCAGGCGGCAGAAGAACGGCGCGGGGAACGGAAAATCGGCACCACCGGTCGTGGCATCGGACCCACCTATGCCGATAAATCGGAACGTACCAGTTTGCGGGTGGTAGACTTCATCGATGACCCGGAAGGTATTCGAGATAAACTGACGTGGACGATTAACTATAAAAATGTCCTTTTAGAGAAATTATATAATTTGCCACCGCTGGATGCGAACGAAGTCATCGAGCAATATTTAGAGTATGCCAAACGCCTGCGTCGCCACGTGGTGGATTCTTCTCTAAAAATATATGAAGCCGTACGTACCAAGCGCAATATTCTATTTGAAGGGGCGCAAGGTACGCTTTTAGACTTAGATCATGGGACGTATCCCTATGTTACTTCTTCCAATCCAGTAGCTGGCGGGGCTTGTGTCGGTGCTGGTGTGGGTCCGACCACCATCGATCGCGTAATTGGCGTGGCCAAAGCCTATACCACCCGGGTGGGAGAAGGTCCGTTCCCCACGGAATTGCCGGGAGATTTGGGAGAACTGTTGGGCGATCGCGGTGCGGAATTTGGCACCACCACCGGTCGCCGCCGCCGCTGTGGCTGGTTCGATGCGGCCATTGGTCGCTATGCGGTGCGCATCAACGGTTTGGATTGCCTAGCCATTACCAAACTAGATGTTCTCGATACTCTGGACGAAATTAAAGTGTGCGTCGCCTACGAAGTGGATGGTCAAAGACAGGAACATTTCCCCACCAGCAACCGCACGCTGGCTCGGTGCAAACCCATCTACGAAACCCTTCCGGGTTGGAAACAGTCTACCGAAAACTGTCGTACCCTGGAAGATTTGCCAGATGCGGCGTTGGATTATCTCAAGTTTCTAGCAGAGTTAATGAAAGTTCCCATTGCTATTATTTCTTTGGGGGCTAGCCGCGACCAAACCATTATTGTGGAAGACCCCATTCACGGTCCCAAACGCGCTCTGCTAGATGCCAACGGACGCCCTGTCAAACGCGGACATCATTGA
- a CDS encoding 50S ribosomal protein L25/general stress protein Ctc produces MALTIEGHLRPEGSKPKALRRSGQVPAVLYGHKGQESISLVLNGKDAQLLVQNAVTNNTSISLNVPELSWQGQTILREVQTHPFKPDLYHLSFFAIASQESLEVSLPIHYVGEPVGVKEEGGVLDEVANEINVQVAPEKIPEYIEVDVSNMHIGDAWHIGELVLPEGAKATDDPDLVVVSVLGSTAGSQTVAEEEEEAAEETEAATEGEELI; encoded by the coding sequence ATGGCACTAACTATTGAAGGTCACCTGCGACCAGAAGGAAGCAAACCCAAAGCATTGCGCCGTTCCGGTCAAGTACCTGCTGTTTTGTACGGTCATAAAGGTCAAGAGTCCATCTCTTTGGTTCTTAATGGTAAAGATGCGCAGCTGTTGGTGCAAAACGCCGTCACCAACAACACCAGCATCTCCTTGAACGTTCCGGAACTGTCTTGGCAAGGGCAAACCATTTTGCGGGAAGTTCAAACCCACCCGTTCAAGCCCGATTTGTACCATTTGAGCTTTTTTGCGATCGCATCTCAAGAAAGTCTGGAAGTCTCCTTGCCCATTCACTATGTAGGAGAACCGGTAGGCGTGAAAGAAGAAGGCGGCGTTCTCGACGAGGTCGCCAACGAAATCAACGTGCAAGTTGCGCCCGAGAAAATCCCCGAATATATTGAAGTAGACGTGTCCAACATGCACATCGGAGACGCCTGGCACATTGGGGAACTGGTCCTGCCAGAAGGCGCGAAAGCCACTGACGATCCGGATTTGGTGGTGGTTTCGGTCTTGGGCAGCACCGCCGGTTCCCAAACCGTGGCAGAAGAGGAAGAAGAAGCAGCCGAGGAAACCGAAGCAGCCACAGAAGGCGAAGAGCTGATTTAG
- a CDS encoding cytochrome P450, whose amino-acid sequence MTLPPTPKAPAWMQKAHWVANPVGYMESAKRQCGDIFTAKVGPQGTPLIYIDNPQGIQQILTKDTKELTAPGSVNGLLQPLIGDYSVILLDGASHKRQRQLLMPSFHGERLRSYGDLICNLAQQVMGRFSVDASFFARPAMQEISLLVILQAVFGVTQGERYERLKDLTSQLMDFFSSTAKSSFLFFPILQQNLGPWSPWGRFLHVREEIDKLIYAEISDRRQQDNSQRTDILSLMMSATDESGEGMSDRELRDELLTLLFAGHETTATSLSWALYWTHRYPSVLAQLQEEIASLGDHPDPMQIIRLPYLSAVCNETLRLYPVAILTFPRVVPENTSFHLMGYDIPAGTLLMGCIYLAHQREDIYPQPKQFQPERFLERQFSAYEFLPFGGGVRRCIGAALAQMELKLVLATVLSNYQLVLAEKKPVRPQRRGVTLAPETGIRMKLAGLRKQPSSTLAATRV is encoded by the coding sequence ATGACCCTTCCTCCCACACCAAAAGCCCCCGCTTGGATGCAAAAAGCCCATTGGGTGGCCAATCCAGTTGGCTATATGGAAAGTGCCAAACGCCAATGCGGGGATATATTTACCGCTAAGGTCGGTCCGCAAGGCACCCCGTTAATTTACATAGACAATCCCCAGGGGATCCAACAGATTTTAACCAAGGATACCAAAGAACTAACCGCCCCGGGAAGCGTCAATGGACTGTTGCAGCCGTTGATCGGGGATTATTCAGTCATTTTACTAGATGGAGCCAGCCACAAGCGACAGCGGCAGTTGCTCATGCCTTCTTTTCATGGGGAACGGCTGCGGTCCTATGGCGATTTGATTTGTAACTTAGCCCAGCAAGTCATGGGGCGTTTTTCCGTGGATGCTTCCTTTTTTGCACGCCCCGCCATGCAAGAAATTTCTTTGTTGGTGATTTTGCAAGCCGTCTTTGGGGTGACCCAAGGAGAACGCTACGAACGCCTCAAAGACCTGACCAGCCAACTTATGGATTTCTTTAGTTCCACGGCCAAATCCAGCTTCTTATTCTTTCCTATTTTACAACAGAATTTGGGTCCGTGGAGTCCTTGGGGTCGCTTTTTGCACGTCCGAGAAGAGATAGATAAATTAATTTACGCGGAAATAAGCGATCGCCGCCAGCAAGACAATTCCCAACGTACGGATATCCTCAGTTTAATGATGTCCGCCACCGACGAAAGCGGGGAAGGGATGAGCGATCGCGAACTGCGCGACGAGTTGCTGACGCTTTTATTTGCCGGTCACGAAACCACCGCCACTTCCCTCTCTTGGGCACTGTACTGGACCCATCGCTATCCCTCCGTTTTAGCACAACTGCAAGAAGAAATTGCTTCCTTGGGAGACCATCCCGACCCCATGCAAATTATACGCCTGCCTTACCTATCAGCAGTTTGTAACGAAACCTTGCGCTTGTATCCAGTCGCCATTCTCACATTTCCCCGAGTCGTTCCCGAAAATACTTCCTTTCATTTGATGGGATATGACATTCCGGCGGGAACTCTGCTGATGGGATGTATTTATTTGGCACACCAACGGGAAGATATCTATCCCCAACCCAAGCAATTTCAACCGGAACGGTTTTTAGAACGTCAGTTTTCCGCTTACGAATTTCTCCCGTTTGGTGGTGGGGTACGTCGCTGCATCGGCGCGGCTTTGGCGCAAATGGAATTAAAATTGGTGCTGGCTACGGTTTTATCCAACTACCAGTTGGTCTTAGCAGAGAAAAAACCCGTGCGTCCGCAAAGGCGGGGTGTTACCCTGGCACCGGAAACCGGCATTCGCATGAAACTCGCCGGTCTTCGCAAACAGCCGTCAAGTACGCTAGCAGCAACTCGTGTCTGA
- a CDS encoding DMT family transporter, protein MSEPTNAGLKQELLGVLLLNAATLLWGTSYVVIKLTLGDVPPSVLTFIRFATASIFFLPFVRWNTGVLLAGLELGVWLTGGYATQTIGLEFTTANRSAFITSMYVVFVPLLLTIVGQKLRSQTIVAAAIAVVGVGLLSYDGSPPNLGDAWTLLCAFFYATYIVRLSGYASQYSPLALSGVQLGMTALFSLGWVMVAQPQWLSTIPFSDGFVTQFPWIPVLYLGAIVTAMTIWFQTWGQSMVNPPEAAIIFTLEPVWGSVFAYLIIQERLGLQGFIGAGAIIAAMLLSQLPIGKREES, encoded by the coding sequence GTGTCTGAACCAACCAACGCAGGACTAAAACAAGAATTGCTGGGTGTGTTGCTATTAAACGCAGCCACCTTGCTTTGGGGAACCAGCTACGTGGTTATCAAGCTAACCCTGGGAGATGTTCCCCCGAGTGTATTGACCTTTATTCGCTTTGCCACCGCCAGTATTTTCTTTCTGCCGTTTGTCAGGTGGAATACTGGAGTGTTGCTGGCGGGATTGGAACTGGGTGTTTGGCTGACGGGTGGATACGCCACGCAAACCATTGGTTTGGAATTCACCACTGCCAACCGCAGTGCTTTTATTACCTCCATGTATGTGGTGTTTGTGCCGTTGTTGTTGACCATTGTGGGGCAAAAATTGCGATCGCAAACCATTGTAGCGGCAGCCATCGCCGTGGTGGGGGTGGGATTGCTTTCCTACGATGGTTCGCCACCCAACTTGGGAGATGCTTGGACGTTGTTGTGTGCTTTTTTCTATGCCACCTACATCGTTCGTTTGAGTGGCTATGCCAGCCAATATTCGCCTCTGGCACTTAGTGGCGTACAATTGGGAATGACGGCGCTGTTTTCCCTGGGATGGGTGATGGTGGCGCAACCCCAGTGGCTGTCTACCATACCGTTTTCTGATGGTTTTGTTACTCAGTTCCCTTGGATTCCGGTTTTGTACTTGGGGGCCATTGTGACGGCAATGACCATTTGGTTTCAAACCTGGGGACAAAGTATGGTCAACCCGCCGGAAGCCGCCATTATTTTTACCTTGGAACCGGTTTGGGGATCGGTTTTTGCTTATTTGATTATCCAGGAACGCTTGGGATTGCAAGGATTTATTGGTGCTGGTGCTATTATAGCGGCGATGCTGTTGAGTCAGTTGCCTATTGGGAAACGAGAAGAGTCATGA
- a CDS encoding saccharopine dehydrogenase NADP-binding domain-containing protein, translating to MSDRVLILGGSGQVGHSVARDLLAYTSAQISLTGRTRTPELAGKNQRVQTQILDLDDRDTLEKAIAAHQLVIHCAGPFRYRDTRVLKTCIQQGVNYLDISDDPNYVRNCWQLHDEAKRAGMTAILSSGVFPGISNSMAKMGIEQFDAPETVHLRYAVAGSGGAGVTVMRTTFLELQHRFSAYINGQWQPVKPYSERETFDFPKYGKVGVYWFPTIEAYTLPQIFPVQTVTSKFGSVPDLYNFMTWMVAKLPKKWLQDSQTIEFLSKGSHQMTQISDRWTGIGIAMAAEISGKHQSQPSKAMVTYSGDNTVTAVGQGTGAVAEYLLSGNLFPAGVFPVEAALPTDHFQQAMQRRGVNISCKPIQPSPIARKTSFSC from the coding sequence ATGAGCGATCGCGTTTTAATTCTAGGCGGAAGCGGACAAGTAGGCCATAGTGTAGCCCGGGATTTGCTGGCTTATACATCCGCACAGATTTCGCTAACCGGGCGTACCCGCACGCCAGAACTGGCTGGTAAAAACCAGCGCGTACAAACTCAAATCCTAGATTTGGACGATCGAGACACTCTAGAAAAAGCGATCGCAGCCCACCAGTTAGTCATTCACTGTGCCGGACCGTTTCGCTATCGAGACACGCGAGTATTAAAAACTTGCATCCAACAGGGTGTTAACTACTTAGACATCAGCGACGACCCAAACTACGTTCGCAACTGCTGGCAATTGCACGACGAAGCCAAACGCGCTGGCATGACCGCCATTCTCAGCAGCGGCGTATTTCCCGGCATTTCCAACAGCATGGCCAAAATGGGCATCGAACAGTTCGACGCACCGGAAACCGTACACTTGCGCTATGCAGTAGCTGGTTCCGGTGGCGCTGGTGTAACGGTGATGCGAACCACGTTTTTAGAACTGCAACATCGATTTTCGGCTTATATAAACGGTCAGTGGCAGCCAGTCAAACCCTACAGCGAACGAGAAACCTTTGATTTTCCCAAATACGGAAAAGTGGGCGTTTACTGGTTTCCCACCATCGAAGCGTATACCCTGCCGCAGATTTTCCCCGTGCAAACCGTCACCAGCAAATTTGGTTCGGTGCCCGATTTGTACAATTTTATGACGTGGATGGTAGCAAAATTACCCAAAAAATGGCTGCAAGACTCGCAAACCATCGAATTTTTATCCAAAGGCAGCCATCAAATGACCCAAATTAGCGATCGCTGGACGGGAATTGGCATAGCCATGGCCGCAGAAATCAGCGGCAAACACCAAAGTCAGCCATCAAAAGCAATGGTCACCTACAGCGGCGACAACACCGTTACAGCCGTAGGTCAGGGAACTGGTGCGGTTGCAGAGTACCTGCTTTCGGGAAATCTATTTCCGGCGGGGGTTTTCCCCGTGGAAGCTGCCTTACCGACAGACCATTTCCAGCAAGCCATGCAACGCCGCGGCGTCAACATTTCCTGCAAACCAATCCAACCAAGTCCCATTGCTAGAAAAACCAGTTTCTCTTGTTAA
- a CDS encoding DUF3887 domain-containing protein, whose product MAPKFFVGAFWKSAIALSVCSAVGYLGTAVPAGAVPQTESRIPVATAYLAQATDMQSIAENLVELLAEDNYEEAQTLFGDSIRSEISPESLKNHKQNFISLHGEFQQVVGTRNPEENLVVVEVETTQTTTDVFVIFNENREVVGVDYLQEEEN is encoded by the coding sequence ATGGCTCCAAAATTCTTTGTTGGTGCTTTTTGGAAATCAGCGATCGCACTTTCTGTCTGCAGTGCGGTCGGCTATCTAGGAACAGCAGTTCCGGCTGGGGCCGTTCCCCAAACAGAATCTCGAATCCCGGTTGCTACTGCTTATTTAGCCCAGGCAACAGATATGCAGTCGATTGCCGAAAATTTGGTGGAATTGCTGGCTGAAGATAACTACGAAGAGGCACAAACCTTATTTGGCGATTCCATTCGCTCGGAAATTTCTCCCGAAAGCTTAAAAAATCACAAGCAGAATTTTATTTCTTTGCACGGTGAGTTTCAACAGGTCGTCGGAACTCGCAACCCAGAAGAAAATTTGGTGGTGGTAGAAGTGGAAACCACCCAGACAACCACCGACGTATTTGTGATTTTCAACGAAAACCGGGAAGTGGTAGGCGTTGATTATCTGCAAGAAGAGGAAAATTAA
- a CDS encoding zinc-dependent alcohol dehydrogenase family protein → MKAVVMTAAGEPEVLQLQSVPQPQIQIETQMLVQLRAAGVNPIDTKVRQRGTFYPDQEPAILGCDGAGVVAEVGSAVQNFQVGDEVYFFNGGLGGPTGNYAEYAVVDARFAAKKPRSLSFAEAAAAPLVLITAWESLYDRGRLQAGQTTLVHAGAGGVGHVAVQLAKLQGASVATTVGTQEKADFIQSLGADLPILYKEKDFVEAVLAWTQQEGVDLAFDTVGGKVLEQSFPAVKVYGDVVTLLEPAADTSWKVARKRNQRLSLELMLTPMTLDSATLRQDQTKILNQCARLIDAGKLKICLNHTFPLEQASQAHRLLGQGSMLGKIALEIGQSAG, encoded by the coding sequence GTGAAAGCCGTTGTCATGACCGCAGCTGGAGAACCGGAAGTTCTGCAACTGCAATCGGTTCCGCAACCGCAAATCCAAATCGAAACGCAAATGCTGGTGCAACTGAGAGCGGCGGGAGTCAATCCCATCGACACCAAAGTGCGCCAGCGAGGAACGTTTTACCCCGACCAAGAACCGGCCATTTTAGGATGCGATGGTGCTGGTGTGGTGGCAGAAGTGGGTTCTGCCGTACAAAATTTTCAAGTAGGCGATGAAGTCTATTTCTTTAACGGCGGTTTGGGTGGTCCCACAGGCAATTACGCAGAATATGCGGTGGTGGATGCTCGTTTTGCAGCCAAAAAACCGCGATCGCTGAGTTTTGCCGAAGCTGCCGCTGCGCCTTTGGTTTTAATTACTGCCTGGGAATCCCTGTACGACCGAGGTCGCTTGCAAGCCGGACAAACCACGTTAGTTCATGCCGGTGCCGGTGGTGTCGGTCACGTGGCGGTTCAACTGGCGAAACTACAAGGTGCTAGCGTGGCAACAACGGTGGGAACGCAAGAAAAAGCCGATTTTATCCAAAGTTTGGGGGCAGATTTGCCAATTTTATATAAAGAAAAGGATTTTGTGGAAGCGGTTTTGGCATGGACCCAACAAGAGGGCGTGGATTTGGCGTTTGATACGGTCGGCGGTAAGGTTTTGGAACAGAGTTTTCCTGCGGTCAAAGTCTACGGTGATGTGGTGACCCTGTTGGAACCGGCCGCGGATACCTCCTGGAAAGTCGCGCGCAAACGCAACCAACGCCTTAGTCTGGAATTGATGCTAACGCCGATGACCCTGGATTCGGCGACCCTGCGCCAGGACCAGACCAAAATTCTCAACCAATGCGCGCGCCTAATTGATGCTGGCAAGTTGAAAATTTGTCTCAACCATACCTTCCCCCTGGAACAAGCTTCCCAGGCGCATCGTCTGCTGGGACAAGGATCGATGCTCGGTAAAATTGCTTTGGAGATCGGTCAGTCTGCTGGTTAG